The following proteins are co-located in the Flectobacillus major DSM 103 genome:
- a CDS encoding acyl-CoA carboxylase subunit beta has translation MKVKTNQEKFEILARKNAEALLGGGEKRIEAQHKKGKLTARERIALLLDEGSFEEIGKFVMHRCKDFGLDKEYYLGDGVVTGYGTVHGRLVYVFAQDFTVFGGALSETFAEKICKVMDLAMKNGAPIIGLNDSGGARIQEGVMSLAGYADIFYKNTLASGVIPQISAVMGPCAGGAVYSPAITDFILMVENTSYMFVTGPNVVKTVTHEIVTSEELGGASTHSTKSGVTHFSCANEVACINDIKKLLSYVPQNCEDSAPALPYETGDEVRLDLDKIIPENPNQPYDIKEVIEHIADSDSFFEVHKNYAENIVVGFARLAGKSIGIVANQPAVMAGVLDIHASMKAARFVRFCDCFNIPLLVLEDVPGFMPGTNQEWGGIITHGAKLLYAFCEATVPRITVITRKAYGGAYDVMNSKHIGADMNYAWPTAEIAVMGAKGAAEIIFKKEIAEAENPEEKLQEKVDEYTEKFANPYRAAHRGYIDEVILPSETRQKLIRAFGMLENKVATLPRKKHGNIPL, from the coding sequence ATGAAGGTAAAGACAAACCAAGAGAAATTTGAAATTTTAGCTCGTAAAAATGCAGAAGCCCTACTTGGAGGCGGAGAAAAGCGTATTGAAGCACAACACAAAAAAGGCAAGCTTACCGCTCGTGAGCGTATAGCTCTTTTGTTGGACGAAGGCTCTTTTGAAGAGATTGGCAAATTTGTCATGCACCGTTGTAAAGATTTTGGCCTAGATAAAGAATATTATTTGGGCGATGGAGTTGTTACAGGATACGGTACTGTCCATGGGCGGCTTGTTTATGTATTTGCCCAAGATTTTACAGTTTTTGGTGGAGCTTTATCCGAAACTTTTGCAGAAAAAATCTGTAAAGTAATGGACTTAGCCATGAAAAATGGAGCACCAATCATTGGTCTAAACGATTCGGGGGGGGCTCGTATTCAAGAGGGCGTAATGTCGCTGGCTGGCTATGCCGATATTTTTTATAAGAATACCTTAGCATCGGGCGTTATTCCTCAAATTTCAGCCGTAATGGGTCCATGTGCAGGCGGAGCAGTGTATTCTCCTGCTATTACCGACTTCATTTTGATGGTTGAAAATACCTCGTATATGTTTGTTACTGGCCCCAATGTCGTAAAAACCGTTACTCACGAAATTGTTACATCCGAAGAGCTAGGGGGAGCCTCTACGCATTCAACCAAATCGGGCGTTACTCATTTTTCATGTGCCAACGAGGTGGCATGTATCAATGATATCAAAAAACTATTATCGTATGTTCCTCAAAACTGCGAAGACTCAGCTCCTGCCCTCCCTTACGAAACTGGCGATGAGGTTCGTCTTGACTTAGATAAAATTATTCCAGAAAATCCCAATCAGCCTTACGACATCAAAGAGGTTATTGAGCATATCGCCGATAGCGATTCTTTCTTTGAAGTTCATAAAAATTATGCTGAAAATATTGTAGTAGGTTTTGCTCGATTAGCTGGAAAAAGTATCGGTATTGTAGCCAATCAGCCAGCGGTTATGGCAGGTGTATTAGACATCCACGCTAGTATGAAAGCTGCCCGCTTTGTACGTTTCTGCGATTGCTTCAACATTCCGTTATTGGTATTGGAAGATGTACCGGGCTTTATGCCAGGCACCAACCAAGAATGGGGTGGCATTATTACTCACGGAGCAAAATTATTGTATGCTTTCTGTGAAGCTACAGTACCCCGAATTACCGTAATTACCCGTAAAGCTTATGGTGGAGCATACGACGTAATGAACTCAAAGCATATCGGTGCTGATATGAACTATGCTTGGCCAACAGCCGAAATCGCTGTAATGGGTGCCAAAGGTGCTGCCGAAATTATCTTTAAAAAGGAAATTGCTGAGGCCGAAAATCCTGAAGAGAAGTTACAGGAAAAAGTGGATGAGTATACCGAAAAATTTGCAAATCCTTATCGTGCAGCTCACAGAGGGTATATCGACGAAGTTATCTTGCCGTCCGAAACACGCCAAAAACTGATTCGTGCTTTTGGTATGTTAGAAAATAAAGTAGCTACACTGCCTCGTAAAAAACATGGCAATATTCCATTGTAG
- the porQ gene encoding type IX secretion system protein PorQ translates to MQLLKSKIIQYLFYGIIILNNQVLIGQIRDNTSYTFLNIPSNPTVAALGGYRVSQSKTTVNSFLQNPALLDSTHQNVLSLNYMPYFQAGQLASVAYAPTILGHTWGIGVQYLDYGKLQRTDAVGNVLGEFSANDYAITIATSQRQGNITFGGSLKYVGSVIEQLGSSAVMLDVGGYFKHPVYDLTYGIAVKNIGFVLKEFSPTSTSNLPFDVQMGVSFKPQYMPARFSLNAHHLYQFDIAYANPSVVVKDLNGNTVSTKVSWPDKIARHLSFGAELLLSKHVNLLLGYNHLLNRELSLSSAAGLSGFSGGIVIRSKIFELYYSYSGYHASGNLSSFGIILDLKRLIK, encoded by the coding sequence ATGCAATTATTGAAAAGTAAAATAATCCAATATTTATTTTACGGAATAATCATATTAAATAACCAAGTTTTGATTGGACAAATAAGGGATAATACATCTTATACTTTTTTGAATATACCTTCCAATCCAACAGTAGCGGCTTTGGGTGGGTATCGGGTAAGCCAAAGCAAAACTACGGTAAATAGCTTTTTACAAAACCCAGCCTTGTTAGACTCTACACATCAGAATGTGCTAAGCCTCAATTATATGCCATATTTTCAAGCAGGGCAATTGGCTTCGGTAGCGTATGCTCCAACAATATTAGGACATACCTGGGGAATAGGTGTGCAATACCTCGACTATGGCAAACTACAACGAACCGATGCCGTCGGTAATGTTCTTGGCGAGTTTTCGGCCAATGATTATGCTATTACAATTGCCACATCACAACGGCAGGGAAATATTACATTTGGTGGAAGCTTAAAATATGTGGGTTCGGTAATTGAGCAGTTGGGCTCATCAGCAGTGATGCTCGATGTAGGAGGGTATTTTAAGCATCCCGTTTATGACTTAACCTATGGAATAGCAGTAAAAAATATCGGTTTTGTACTCAAAGAGTTTTCTCCGACTAGTACCAGTAATTTGCCTTTTGATGTACAAATGGGTGTATCTTTCAAACCTCAATACATGCCTGCTCGTTTTTCGCTCAATGCTCATCATCTTTATCAATTTGATATTGCCTATGCCAACCCCAGTGTTGTTGTAAAAGACCTTAATGGCAATACCGTATCGACAAAAGTGAGTTGGCCAGATAAAATTGCTCGTCATTTGTCTTTTGGTGCCGAATTATTATTAAGCAAGCATGTTAACCTATTATTGGGCTATAATCATTTGTTAAATAGAGAATTAAGCCTAAGTTCAGCGGCTGGCCTCAGTGGTTTTTCGGGTGGAATCGTTATTAGAAGTAAAATATTTGAACTGTACTATAGCTATTCAGGTTATCATGCTAGCGGAAACTTGAGTAGTTTTGGGATAATTTTAGATTTAAAACGTTTGATAAAATAG
- the hslU gene encoding ATP-dependent protease ATPase subunit HslU: protein MVNLDSLTPKQIVEQLDKYIIGQHEAKKNVAIALRNRWRRMNAPADMQKEITPNNILMIGSTGVGKTEIARRLAKLADAPFTKVEASKFTEVGYVGRDVESMVRDLVESSVHLVQLAKKEAVKEKAEEAVEEAILEALIPAVNKSTKKPSKELALSQDIANEPVSDEELNHKTRELFREKLRRGELEHRKIEIEMKATSSPNIGVMGGPIDEMSMMNLQEMIGGMMPKKQKKRKLTIAEARKILLEEESAKLIDMDEVKEEAIRKAENLGIIFIDEIDKIASSRSGGNGPDVSREGVQRDLLPIVEGSTVNTKYGVINTDHVLFIAAGAFHVAKPSDLIPELQGRFPIRVELQSLKEEDFYRILKEPKSALTKQYEALLASEGVELQFNDDALSEIAKIAFAVNAEVENIGARRLQTVMSHLLNDLMFDIPDVISANAKIIITKELVAERLGGLVKNRDLSQYIL, encoded by the coding sequence ATGGTAAATTTAGATTCTTTAACTCCTAAACAAATCGTCGAGCAACTCGATAAGTATATCATTGGGCAGCACGAAGCCAAGAAAAATGTAGCTATAGCCTTGCGTAATCGCTGGAGAAGAATGAATGCTCCTGCCGATATGCAGAAAGAAATTACACCTAATAATATTTTGATGATAGGCTCTACGGGTGTTGGTAAAACCGAAATTGCTCGTCGTTTGGCCAAATTGGCCGATGCCCCATTTACAAAGGTAGAAGCATCTAAGTTTACTGAAGTGGGGTATGTAGGGCGTGATGTCGAATCTATGGTACGTGACTTGGTGGAGTCGTCGGTACATCTTGTACAGCTTGCCAAAAAAGAGGCTGTCAAAGAAAAAGCTGAGGAGGCTGTTGAGGAGGCTATTTTAGAAGCCTTGATTCCTGCTGTAAATAAGTCGACCAAAAAGCCCTCAAAAGAATTAGCTCTTTCACAAGATATTGCCAACGAACCCGTTTCGGACGAAGAACTCAATCATAAAACAAGAGAGCTTTTTCGTGAAAAACTCAGACGTGGCGAACTAGAACACCGCAAAATTGAGATTGAAATGAAGGCAACCAGCTCGCCCAATATTGGGGTAATGGGTGGCCCAATCGATGAGATGTCGATGATGAATCTGCAAGAAATGATTGGGGGAATGATGCCTAAAAAGCAGAAAAAAAGAAAATTGACTATTGCCGAGGCTAGAAAGATATTGTTGGAGGAAGAATCGGCCAAGTTGATAGACATGGACGAGGTAAAAGAGGAGGCTATTCGTAAAGCCGAAAATTTAGGTATTATATTTATTGATGAAATCGACAAAATCGCATCGAGCAGAAGTGGTGGAAACGGCCCCGATGTAAGCCGTGAAGGTGTACAGCGTGATTTGTTGCCTATTGTTGAAGGCTCAACGGTTAATACCAAATACGGTGTTATCAATACCGACCACGTTTTATTTATAGCCGCAGGGGCATTTCATGTAGCCAAACCAAGCGATTTGATTCCTGAATTGCAAGGACGTTTTCCTATCAGAGTAGAACTTCAAAGCTTAAAAGAGGAAGATTTTTATCGTATTCTCAAAGAACCTAAAAGTGCATTGACCAAGCAATATGAAGCATTGTTAGCTTCAGAAGGGGTTGAGCTACAATTTAATGATGATGCCTTGTCGGAAATCGCTAAAATAGCTTTTGCGGTAAATGCCGAGGTCGAAAATATTGGAGCAAGAAGGTTACAAACGGTGATGTCACATTTACTCAATGATTTGATGTTTGATATTCCCGATGTAATTTCAGCCAATGCCAAGATTATTATTACCAAAGAACTGGTTGCTGAGCGATTGGGGGGCTTAGTAAAAAACAGAGATTTGAGTCAATATATTTTGTAA
- a CDS encoding DUF5723 family protein, with protein MFKYIITTTILLSFLHKTTAQHWLGMAGSNYAGTNALYQNPANVVDSRYKVYVNLVSNDIFATNNYLGWDAPYSYTSLLTNSVAPEYRNSQGVTVFRDTYLNASSNSSSKSGYSLADSRGPSVLYTINDKRAVALTTRVRTGASATGISASFAELMYFGINSPIISTSSGDLSNALLNINSYAEVGVSYGQIITNNEEEFIKLGITAKRLAGIYSAYSYINKASYQLVPDPNDPTNQILRVNNIVAEYGYTKEESIKASSPSFPWLLGGDAAGGGWGLDIGVVYEYRPNINKFAYREKGVRKFDASKNKYLFKIGVSLHDIGYINYNNTFYANQWKVRASNIDFSKNDFINAKGFDNLFTQLNTQLGVTRADFSDNFSTVLPSTLQINADYLIKPHIYVGALLVQNLTSTNALGLKSPSLLGVIPRYETKWIDVAMPLVLFDNYSKVAFGLAGRLGPLFLGTDNLGSLLNIGKPKGFDFYFGLNIPIFRKPPETPNACWYEQPAKKTLKEKLMFWKRQ; from the coding sequence ATGTTTAAATACATCATAACCACAACTATATTATTGTCTTTCCTTCATAAAACAACAGCCCAGCATTGGCTAGGTATGGCTGGAAGTAATTATGCTGGTACAAATGCCCTTTATCAAAACCCTGCAAATGTCGTAGATTCTAGGTATAAAGTATATGTCAACCTCGTTAGCAACGATATTTTTGCTACCAATAATTACTTAGGCTGGGATGCCCCTTATTCTTATACCTCGTTACTTACCAATTCGGTAGCTCCAGAATACAGAAATAGCCAAGGTGTTACTGTATTTAGGGATACCTACCTGAACGCTAGTTCCAACAGTAGCTCAAAGTCGGGATATTCTTTAGCTGATAGCCGTGGGCCTTCGGTACTTTATACCATCAACGACAAGCGTGCTGTAGCCCTTACTACTCGGGTTCGGACGGGAGCCAGTGCTACTGGTATTTCGGCTTCTTTTGCAGAATTAATGTATTTTGGTATCAATTCGCCTATTATTTCTACAAGCAGTGGCGATTTGTCCAATGCCCTACTCAATATCAATAGTTACGCAGAAGTTGGAGTAAGTTATGGCCAGATAATAACAAACAATGAAGAAGAGTTTATCAAATTGGGTATTACAGCCAAAAGATTGGCGGGTATTTACTCGGCTTACTCTTATATCAACAAAGCTAGTTATCAATTAGTTCCTGACCCTAACGACCCCACTAACCAAATATTAAGAGTTAATAATATTGTTGCTGAGTATGGCTATACCAAAGAGGAATCTATTAAAGCGTCTTCTCCTTCATTTCCTTGGCTTTTGGGGGGCGATGCTGCTGGTGGTGGCTGGGGGCTTGATATAGGGGTTGTGTACGAATATCGCCCCAATATCAATAAATTTGCTTATCGTGAAAAAGGAGTTAGAAAATTTGATGCCAGCAAAAACAAATATCTATTCAAAATAGGGGTATCGTTGCATGATATAGGCTATATCAATTACAACAATACGTTCTATGCCAATCAGTGGAAAGTAAGAGCTAGTAATATTGATTTTTCGAAAAACGACTTTATCAATGCCAAAGGTTTTGATAATCTTTTTACACAACTTAATACCCAATTAGGTGTTACTCGTGCTGATTTCAGCGATAATTTCTCAACTGTTTTGCCAAGTACTTTACAAATCAATGCCGATTATCTGATAAAACCCCATATATATGTGGGGGCATTATTGGTTCAAAACCTAACTTCTACCAATGCTTTGGGCTTAAAATCACCGTCGTTGTTGGGGGTTATTCCTCGCTACGAAACCAAGTGGATAGACGTAGCAATGCCTTTGGTGTTATTTGATAATTATAGCAAAGTGGCGTTTGGTTTGGCTGGTAGATTGGGGCCTCTTTTTCTTGGCACAGACAATTTGGGAAGTTTGCTCAATATTGGCAAACCTAAAGGATTTGATTTTTATTTTGGCTTGAATATTCCTATTTTCAGAAAGCCTCCCGAAACACCGAATGCTTGCTGGTACGAGCAGCCAGCAAAAAAAACCTTGAAAGAAAAGTTGATGTTTTGGAAAAGACAATAA
- the pfkA gene encoding 6-phosphofructokinase, giving the protein MKRVAVLTSGGDAPGMNACIRAVVRGGLHYGLEVFGIIRGYNGMIKGDIIPLNSQSVSNIIQRGGTILKSARSKEFMTPEGRKKAYDQLKAHGIEGLVAIGGNGTFTGAEIFYNEFQIPTVGAPGTIDNDLYGTDCTIGYDTAVNTALDAIDKIRDTADSHDRIFFIEVMGRDSGYIAVQSGISGGAESILIPEERQTIDDVVTTLKAGFDRKKSSSIVIVAEGDEEGHAAEVADKIKTTIDVPVDIRVTNLGHIQRGGSPTAFDRILASRLGLGALEGLLKGEKNVMAGIINDQLVYTPFHDTITKKKVINNDLLRMSTILNR; this is encoded by the coding sequence ATGAAAAGAGTCGCAGTATTAACTTCAGGAGGTGATGCTCCGGGCATGAACGCTTGTATTAGAGCTGTTGTTCGTGGAGGGTTGCATTACGGATTAGAGGTTTTCGGAATTATCCGAGGGTACAACGGGATGATCAAAGGTGATATCATTCCCCTAAATTCACAGTCTGTTAGTAACATCATTCAGCGTGGTGGTACTATCTTAAAATCTGCCCGTAGTAAAGAATTTATGACACCAGAAGGTCGTAAAAAAGCATACGACCAATTGAAAGCACATGGTATCGAAGGGTTGGTAGCAATTGGTGGTAATGGTACTTTTACTGGAGCTGAGATTTTTTATAATGAATTCCAAATCCCAACGGTAGGCGCTCCAGGTACAATCGACAACGATTTGTATGGAACAGATTGCACGATTGGTTATGATACAGCCGTAAATACAGCCTTGGATGCTATCGACAAAATTCGTGATACCGCCGATTCACATGACCGTATCTTCTTTATTGAAGTAATGGGGCGTGACTCTGGCTATATTGCTGTTCAGTCGGGTATTTCGGGTGGTGCCGAATCTATTTTGATTCCAGAAGAAAGACAAACCATCGACGATGTAGTAACAACATTGAAAGCGGGTTTTGATAGAAAAAAATCATCTTCTATTGTGATTGTAGCTGAAGGCGATGAAGAAGGCCATGCTGCCGAAGTTGCCGACAAAATCAAAACTACGATCGACGTTCCTGTCGATATTCGTGTTACCAACCTTGGCCATATTCAGCGTGGTGGTAGCCCAACTGCTTTTGACCGCATCCTTGCAAGCCGTTTGGGTTTGGGGGCTTTAGAGGGTCTTTTGAAAGGTGAGAAAAATGTAATGGCTGGTATTATCAACGACCAATTGGTGTACACTCCATTTCATGATACTATTACTAAGAAAAAAGTGATTAACAATGATTTATTGAGAATGTCAACGATTCTAAATCGTTAG
- a CDS encoding YdcF family protein, protein MFFILSKILFYLLMPISLILIALLGAYFSVKYRKQWIIASISFLMLLGNSFLINEAYLLWEIPQPVTTQHYDLGIILTGGMMTQKDSEANQIFVGKTADRFIQALRLYKKGQIKKIMISGGVSTVLPQQLEGDNETYKTAQILEELGVNPSDIILETQARNTHENAQYCAKLLQQMPQLGTKVILFTSAFHGRRAQGCFAKAGVSTTLFSCSFKSVKRQWALDILLLPSETALADTYQLIHEILGYIVYRMVGYC, encoded by the coding sequence ATGTTTTTTATACTATCCAAAATCCTTTTTTACTTGCTAATGCCTATTTCATTGATACTCATAGCACTGTTAGGAGCTTATTTTTCGGTCAAATACCGCAAACAGTGGATTATAGCTTCAATAAGTTTTTTGATGCTTTTAGGCAACTCTTTTTTAATTAATGAAGCTTATTTGCTTTGGGAAATTCCTCAGCCAGTAACTACCCAACACTACGACCTCGGGATAATCCTTACGGGTGGAATGATGACTCAAAAAGATAGCGAAGCTAATCAGATTTTTGTTGGAAAAACAGCAGATAGGTTTATACAAGCTTTGAGGTTATATAAAAAGGGGCAAATTAAAAAAATCATGATTTCGGGAGGTGTTTCTACCGTATTACCCCAGCAGCTTGAAGGCGACAACGAAACCTACAAAACGGCACAAATTTTAGAGGAATTGGGTGTAAACCCTTCAGATATTATTTTGGAAACACAAGCACGTAACACCCATGAAAATGCCCAATATTGTGCCAAACTTCTACAGCAAATGCCTCAATTAGGCACAAAAGTTATTTTGTTTACGTCAGCATTTCATGGCCGAAGGGCACAAGGTTGTTTTGCTAAAGCAGGCGTATCGACTACACTCTTTAGCTGTTCTTTCAAATCGGTAAAAAGACAATGGGCTTTGGATATTCTGCTATTACCAAGCGAAACCGCTTTGGCAGATACTTATCAATTAATACACGAAATATTGGGATATATCGTGTACAGAATGGTGGGGTATTGTTGA
- a CDS encoding TlpA family protein disulfide reductase, protein MKQYFKRIILLFALVSWFNTLQAQTKEGFSIKGKIAGLKDTTVFLAHYFGYNQQVIKDTAIVDAEGKFHFQGNKALPEGLYLVALPKGRYLDIVIGNPEFSFETDTINLINKMKVVGSKENQLFFQFQQDMSAKFEKIKQLDAARKNKKDPNVEAAFKKAQDDITQFQKTWFTQNEGTLVAKLIKAAQEPDIPPFSKPLVTKADSMAFYQYQFTYYKSHYWDNFDLTDDRLMRSPFFQKKLERYFEDLTAQQADSISLEADKILAKTKSRDMRRYAIYKIASQYENPKILGTDGAFVHMAEKYYIGEPALWDTSTVRKMKERVAILKPLLLGKPFPDMYLTDTLGREIDIKRIPGDYTVVFIYDPECGHCRESAPKVQKMYQSLKSKNVRLIAASIERTPSKWKSFIKEFKFGDLINGIDIHKNPQTGKEEYYTDFKNAFDVYATPVVYVLDKDKKILAKRLPVEQIEDFIDFHRKQHANRIGK, encoded by the coding sequence ATGAAACAGTATTTTAAAAGAATAATTTTATTATTTGCTCTTGTTTCTTGGTTCAATACCCTTCAGGCTCAAACCAAAGAAGGTTTTTCAATAAAAGGAAAAATAGCGGGGCTTAAAGATACAACCGTATTTTTGGCTCATTATTTTGGATACAACCAACAGGTTATCAAAGATACCGCTATTGTGGATGCCGAGGGTAAGTTTCATTTTCAGGGCAATAAAGCTTTGCCAGAAGGGCTGTATTTGGTGGCTTTGCCTAAAGGACGCTATTTAGACATTGTTATTGGTAATCCCGAATTTTCTTTTGAAACAGATACCATCAATTTGATTAACAAAATGAAGGTTGTTGGCTCAAAAGAGAACCAGTTGTTTTTTCAGTTTCAGCAAGATATGTCGGCTAAATTTGAAAAAATCAAACAGCTAGATGCTGCCCGAAAAAATAAAAAAGACCCCAATGTCGAGGCTGCTTTTAAAAAGGCTCAAGACGATATAACGCAGTTTCAAAAAACGTGGTTTACCCAAAACGAAGGTACACTAGTAGCCAAATTAATCAAAGCGGCTCAAGAACCCGATATTCCACCATTCAGCAAGCCCTTGGTTACCAAAGCCGACTCTATGGCGTTTTATCAGTACCAATTTACCTATTACAAAAGCCATTATTGGGATAATTTCGACTTGACCGACGACCGTTTGATGCGTTCGCCATTTTTTCAAAAGAAATTAGAACGTTATTTTGAAGACCTGACCGCTCAGCAAGCCGATTCTATCTCGTTGGAAGCCGATAAGATTTTGGCAAAAACCAAGTCGAGAGATATGCGTAGATATGCTATTTACAAAATCGCAAGTCAGTACGAAAACCCTAAAATATTGGGTACTGACGGGGCTTTTGTACACATGGCCGAAAAATATTATATCGGCGAGCCTGCCCTTTGGGATACCAGTACGGTTCGTAAGATGAAGGAGCGTGTGGCTATATTGAAGCCACTATTGCTGGGCAAGCCGTTTCCCGATATGTATTTGACCGATACTTTAGGCCGAGAAATTGATATAAAAAGAATCCCTGGCGATTATACAGTTGTCTTTATTTATGACCCCGAATGTGGGCATTGCCGTGAGTCGGCTCCAAAAGTACAGAAAATGTACCAGTCGCTCAAAAGCAAGAATGTAAGATTGATTGCAGCATCGATTGAGCGAACACCATCAAAATGGAAAAGCTTTATCAAGGAATTTAAGTTTGGCGATTTAATCAATGGAATAGATATTCACAAAAACCCACAAACAGGAAAAGAAGAATACTATACCGATTTTAAAAATGCCTTTGATGTTTATGCAACGCCTGTAGTATATGTGTTGG